From a region of the Agromyces ramosus genome:
- the panB gene encoding 3-methyl-2-oxobutanoate hydroxymethyltransferase encodes MSGEPQTAASDTSTGAEQNPYGGAAATGGPKRVRTRHFQNAKREGIKITGLTSYDMLTARIFDEAGIDFLLVGDSAGNNVFGYETTLPVTVDELIPLTRAVAGAVKRAFVVADMPFGSYENGPEDALHTAVRFMKETGAHAVKLEGGERSYKQIRRIVGAGIPVMGHIGYTPQSEHGLGGHVIQGRGEGVKQLLADAKAVQDAGAFAVVLEMVPADAARQVTELLDIPTISVGAGPHTDGQLLVWTDWAGLTIGRVPKFVKQYADLSGILSSAAKEWRADVESGSYPNAEHSYE; translated from the coding sequence ATGTCAGGCGAGCCCCAGACCGCAGCATCCGACACCTCGACCGGCGCCGAGCAGAACCCCTATGGCGGCGCCGCCGCGACCGGAGGGCCGAAGCGCGTGCGCACCCGGCACTTCCAGAACGCCAAGCGCGAGGGCATCAAGATCACCGGGCTCACGAGCTACGACATGCTCACCGCCCGCATCTTCGACGAGGCCGGTATCGACTTCCTCCTCGTCGGCGACTCTGCCGGCAACAACGTCTTCGGCTACGAGACGACGCTGCCCGTCACCGTCGACGAGCTGATCCCCCTCACCCGTGCCGTCGCCGGCGCGGTGAAGCGGGCGTTCGTCGTCGCCGACATGCCCTTCGGCTCCTACGAGAACGGCCCCGAAGACGCACTGCACACGGCCGTGCGGTTCATGAAGGAGACCGGTGCGCACGCGGTGAAGCTCGAAGGCGGTGAGCGCAGCTACAAGCAGATCCGTCGCATCGTCGGCGCCGGAATCCCGGTCATGGGGCACATCGGCTACACGCCGCAGAGCGAGCACGGGCTCGGCGGGCACGTGATCCAAGGACGCGGTGAGGGTGTGAAGCAACTGCTCGCCGACGCCAAGGCGGTGCAGGATGCGGGCGCGTTCGCGGTCGTGCTCGAAATGGTGCCGGCCGACGCCGCCCGCCAGGTGACCGAACTCCTCGACATCCCCACCATCAGCGTGGGGGCGGGCCCGCACACCGACGGGCAGCTGCTCGTATGGACCGACTGGGCGGGACTCACGATCGGTCGGGTGCCCAAGTTCGTGAAGCAGTACGCCGATCTCTCGGGCATCCTCAGCTCGGCGGCGAAGGAATGGCGCGCCGACGTGGAGTCGGGCAGCTACCCGAACGCCGAGCACAGCTACGAGTAG
- the map gene encoding type I methionyl aminopeptidase, producing the protein MPKDASGHLIPGRLSPIRAVPAGIARPEYVGRRGPAPYSGGDWYAPDDVQRIRAAGRIAAGAIDAAAAAIRPGVTTDELDRIVHEYVIAHGAYPSTLGYRGFPKSSCTSVNEVVCHGIPDDTVLDDGDLVNLDVTAYLDGFHGDLNQTFLVGSATEEARLLVERTREALARGIRAVAPGRQVNVIGRAIEAYAKRFGYGVVRDYTGHGVGRAFHSGLIIPHYDDADFDTVLEPGMVFTVEPMLTLGTIEWDLWPDDWTVVTRDRALTAQFEHTLVVTERGADILTVA; encoded by the coding sequence ATGCCCAAGGATGCCTCCGGCCACCTGATTCCCGGCCGTCTGTCGCCCATTCGCGCCGTGCCCGCTGGCATCGCGCGTCCCGAGTACGTGGGCCGGCGCGGTCCCGCCCCGTACTCTGGCGGCGACTGGTACGCCCCCGATGACGTGCAGCGCATCCGCGCCGCCGGACGCATCGCAGCGGGTGCGATCGACGCGGCGGCCGCGGCCATCCGACCCGGCGTGACCACCGACGAACTCGACCGCATCGTGCACGAGTACGTCATCGCGCACGGCGCGTACCCGTCGACCCTCGGCTACCGGGGCTTCCCGAAGTCATCGTGCACCTCGGTGAACGAGGTGGTCTGCCACGGCATCCCCGATGACACGGTGCTCGACGACGGCGATCTCGTGAACCTCGACGTGACCGCCTACCTCGACGGGTTCCACGGCGACCTCAACCAGACGTTCCTCGTGGGCTCGGCGACCGAGGAGGCGCGGCTCCTCGTCGAGCGTACGCGAGAAGCCCTCGCACGAGGCATCCGTGCCGTCGCCCCAGGCCGCCAGGTGAACGTCATCGGACGTGCGATCGAGGCCTACGCGAAGCGATTCGGCTACGGCGTCGTTCGCGACTACACCGGTCACGGCGTGGGCCGCGCCTTCCACTCGGGCCTCATCATCCCCCACTACGACGACGCCGACTTCGACACCGTGCTTGAGCCTGGGATGGTCTTCACCGTCGAGCCGATGCTCACGCTCGGCACCATCGAATGGGATCTCTGGCCCGACGACTGGACCGTCGTCACACGGGATCGTGCGCTCACGGCCCAGTTCGAGCACACCCTCGTCGTCACCGAGCGCGGTGCCGACATCCTGACCGTCGCCTGA
- a CDS encoding bifunctional [glutamine synthetase] adenylyltransferase/[glutamine synthetase]-adenylyl-L-tyrosine phosphorylase → MSRQAPTLGRLARAGFDDLDGSSVALEALSVATGIETERLLTTFAHAADPDEALAAVQRLHDRAPGEVAAALGHDASAERLARLLGASRGLAEFLLRHPAELGVLRQAPTAPATVDEARTVMLDAVSEVPASAADLVDAASTAIRVAYRRLLTGLAIYDLTRADAVDAVDVVAAGLADLAGATLNAAVAAARRAVSRVEGEAAGFGRFPATEVAATRLAIIGMGKAGARELNYVSDVDVIFVAESADDAIVSTPRALEIATRLAMLTMRIIGEAGIEPPLWEVDPNLRPEGKDGALVRTLESHLQYYDRWAKSWEFQALLKARPLAGDTDLGARYAAGVAPKVWASSSREGFVESVQRMRERVTQHIPAGELDVQVKLGPGGLRDIEFTVQLLQLVHGATDPSIRQGGTLPALAALAEHGYVGREEAAEFSRDYRILRVLEHRLQLDRLRRTHLMPRDEGSLRVLARSSGLGRNARELTEVWQSTRQRVRGLHERLFYRPLLSAVAALPASGLELTSAQAEARLAAIGFRDPRGALAHIGALTAGVSRRATIQRHLMPVLISWFADGTDPDFGLLSFRRLSDTLGTTHWYLRLLRDSSDAALRLTRVLSGSRFAAELLERSPEAVAWLEDVDELRPRPLASLVDETRAVLRRHGEPDEAAKIFRAIRRREVLRLALSAILDVCTVEELGRGLSDVNENHIAALVAAIRGGSPDGVEFAVIGMGRFGGRELGIGSDADIIYVYRATDAAPDAAHSRALRIVSELVRLSEDARLPFELDADLRPEGRNGVVARSLDAYRAYYSRWSLTWEAQALLRARGVAGDDALIRDFTELADGVRYPAEISERDIREVKRIKARVENERLPQGADPTRHLKLGRGSLSDVEWFVQLVQLRHGARVTALRTTSTLDALAAAVEHDLVEASEAEVLRAAWVFASRARSALTLWLDRTTDVLPVERSQLEGVARIMGYPPGSATQLEHDYLQVTRRARAVFDRGFYGIEPRREPTTT, encoded by the coding sequence ATGTCCCGGCAGGCCCCAACCCTCGGCAGACTCGCTCGCGCGGGGTTCGACGACCTCGACGGGTCCTCCGTTGCGCTCGAAGCGCTGTCGGTCGCAACGGGCATCGAAACCGAGCGTCTGCTGACGACGTTCGCACATGCGGCCGATCCCGACGAGGCGCTCGCGGCGGTGCAGCGCCTCCACGACCGCGCGCCGGGGGAGGTCGCGGCGGCACTGGGCCACGACGCCTCGGCTGAGCGCTTGGCACGCCTCCTCGGCGCCTCCCGCGGGCTTGCCGAGTTCCTGCTGCGGCATCCGGCTGAACTCGGTGTCCTGCGGCAGGCGCCGACGGCACCTGCCACGGTCGACGAGGCGCGAACGGTGATGCTCGACGCCGTCAGCGAGGTGCCCGCATCCGCCGCCGATCTCGTCGATGCGGCGTCGACGGCGATCCGCGTGGCATACCGGCGACTCCTCACCGGCCTCGCCATCTACGACCTCACGCGCGCCGACGCGGTCGACGCCGTCGACGTGGTGGCCGCTGGCTTGGCCGATCTCGCCGGCGCCACCCTCAACGCGGCCGTGGCCGCCGCTCGGCGTGCCGTCTCGCGGGTCGAGGGCGAAGCGGCGGGCTTCGGCCGGTTCCCGGCTACCGAGGTCGCCGCCACCCGGCTGGCGATCATCGGCATGGGCAAGGCCGGTGCGCGCGAGCTCAACTACGTGAGCGACGTCGACGTGATCTTCGTCGCGGAATCGGCCGACGATGCGATCGTCTCGACACCGCGGGCGCTCGAGATCGCAACTCGGCTCGCGATGCTCACCATGCGCATCATCGGCGAAGCCGGCATCGAGCCTCCGCTCTGGGAGGTCGATCCGAACCTCCGGCCCGAAGGCAAGGACGGCGCGCTCGTGCGCACGCTCGAGTCGCACCTCCAGTACTACGACAGGTGGGCGAAGAGCTGGGAGTTCCAGGCCCTGCTCAAGGCGCGCCCGCTCGCCGGTGATACCGATCTCGGCGCGCGTTACGCGGCCGGCGTCGCCCCGAAGGTGTGGGCGAGCTCGAGTCGCGAGGGGTTCGTCGAGTCGGTGCAGCGCATGCGCGAGCGTGTCACGCAGCACATCCCGGCCGGCGAGCTCGACGTGCAGGTGAAGCTCGGCCCCGGGGGGCTCCGCGACATCGAGTTCACAGTGCAGCTCCTGCAGCTCGTCCACGGTGCCACCGACCCGTCCATCAGGCAGGGCGGCACCCTGCCCGCACTCGCCGCCCTCGCCGAGCACGGCTACGTGGGACGCGAGGAGGCGGCGGAGTTCTCACGCGACTACCGCATCCTGCGGGTGCTCGAGCACCGATTGCAACTCGATCGCCTGCGGCGAACCCACCTCATGCCCCGCGATGAGGGCAGTCTCAGGGTGCTCGCCCGATCGTCTGGTCTCGGCCGCAACGCCCGCGAGCTGACGGAGGTCTGGCAGTCGACGAGGCAGCGAGTGCGTGGCCTCCACGAACGCCTCTTCTACCGGCCGCTGCTCTCGGCGGTCGCCGCGCTGCCCGCTTCAGGCCTCGAGCTCACGAGCGCCCAGGCCGAGGCCCGGCTCGCCGCCATCGGGTTCCGCGATCCGCGCGGAGCGCTCGCGCACATCGGCGCCCTCACCGCCGGCGTCTCGCGACGGGCCACCATCCAGCGGCACCTCATGCCGGTGCTCATCTCGTGGTTCGCCGATGGTACTGATCCCGATTTCGGCCTGCTCTCGTTCCGCCGGCTCAGCGACACCCTCGGCACGACCCACTGGTACCTTCGACTCCTGCGCGACTCCTCCGACGCGGCGTTGCGGCTCACGCGCGTCCTCTCGGGGTCGAGGTTCGCCGCCGAGCTGCTCGAGCGGAGCCCAGAGGCGGTCGCGTGGCTCGAAGACGTCGACGAGCTGCGGCCGAGACCGCTGGCCTCGCTCGTCGACGAGACGCGCGCGGTGCTGCGTCGCCACGGTGAGCCCGACGAGGCGGCCAAGATCTTCCGTGCCATCCGTCGCCGCGAGGTGCTGCGCCTCGCGCTCTCCGCCATCCTCGACGTCTGCACGGTCGAGGAGCTCGGTCGCGGGCTCAGCGACGTCAACGAGAACCACATCGCCGCCCTCGTGGCGGCGATCCGTGGCGGCTCACCCGATGGCGTCGAGTTCGCGGTGATCGGCATGGGCCGATTCGGCGGCCGTGAGCTCGGCATCGGCTCCGACGCCGACATCATCTACGTCTACCGCGCGACGGATGCCGCGCCCGACGCCGCGCACAGTCGCGCGCTTCGCATCGTCTCCGAACTCGTGCGCCTCAGCGAAGACGCGCGGCTCCCGTTCGAGCTCGACGCCGACCTTCGGCCAGAGGGCCGCAATGGCGTCGTCGCACGCTCACTCGACGCCTATCGCGCCTACTACTCGCGCTGGTCGCTCACGTGGGAGGCGCAGGCCCTGCTGCGGGCCAGGGGAGTGGCCGGCGACGACGCGCTCATCCGCGACTTCACCGAGCTCGCCGACGGTGTTCGGTATCCGGCCGAGATCTCCGAGCGAGACATCCGCGAGGTGAAGCGCATCAAGGCGCGGGTCGAGAACGAACGACTGCCGCAGGGCGCCGACCCGACGCGTCACCTGAAGCTGGGGCGCGGCTCGCTGTCCGACGTCGAGTGGTTCGTGCAGCTCGTGCAGCTTCGCCACGGGGCGCGGGTGACCGCACTCCGCACCACGTCGACGCTCGACGCGCTGGCCGCCGCGGTCGAGCACGACCTCGTCGAGGCATCCGAGGCCGAAGTGCTCCGGGCGGCCTGGGTGTTCGCCTCGCGCGCCCGCTCGGCGCTCACCCTCTGGCTCGACCGCACCACCGATGTGCTGCCGGTCGAGCGTTCGCAGCTCGAAGGCGTCGCGCGCATCATGGGATACCCGCCCGGCTCGGCCACGCAGCTCGAACACGACTACCTGCAGGTCACCCGCCGGGCTCGCGCCGTCTTCGACCGCGGCTTCTACGGCATCGAGCCGCGCCGGGAGCCGACCACGACGTGA
- the ppgK gene encoding polyphosphate--glucose phosphotransferase translates to MATDLAIGIDIGGTGIKGAVVDLSTGKLVSDRKKVATPEGGRPADILEATDDLLAELDQASGAALPLGVCFPAVVKHGRTLSAANISHEWIGLPAETLFEKRFGREIHFINDADAAGYAESRYGAAAGAEGLVILATLGTGIGSAFIYDGILVPNTELGHLEIDGVNAETRAAYSAMERESLSWTEWAARLQRYFSVVEALFSPDLFVVGGGVSKHHQEFLPLLDLGTPIVPAVHRNNAGILGAATLATR, encoded by the coding sequence ATGGCCACTGACCTCGCGATCGGCATCGACATCGGCGGCACCGGAATCAAGGGGGCGGTCGTCGACCTGTCCACCGGCAAGCTCGTGTCGGACCGCAAGAAGGTGGCCACGCCCGAGGGTGGCCGGCCGGCCGACATCCTCGAGGCGACCGACGATCTGCTCGCCGAACTCGATCAGGCATCGGGTGCCGCACTCCCCCTCGGCGTCTGCTTCCCGGCGGTCGTGAAGCACGGCCGCACGCTCTCGGCGGCGAACATCTCCCACGAGTGGATCGGCCTGCCCGCCGAGACGCTGTTCGAGAAGCGATTCGGTCGCGAGATCCACTTCATCAACGACGCGGATGCCGCGGGGTACGCCGAGTCCCGATACGGCGCCGCGGCCGGCGCAGAAGGTCTCGTGATCCTCGCGACGCTCGGCACGGGCATCGGCTCCGCGTTCATCTACGACGGGATCCTCGTGCCGAACACCGAGCTGGGGCACCTCGAGATCGACGGGGTCAACGCGGAGACGCGTGCGGCGTACTCGGCCATGGAGCGGGAGTCGCTCAGCTGGACCGAGTGGGCCGCGCGGCTGCAGCGCTACTTCTCGGTCGTCGAGGCCCTCTTCTCGCCCGACCTCTTCGTCGTCGGCGGCGGGGTCTCGAAGCACCACCAGGAGTTCCTGCCGCTCCTCGACCTGGGCACGCCGATCGTGCCCGCGGTGCACCGCAACAACGCGGGCATCCTGGGTGCCGCGACGCTCGCGACGCGGTAG
- a CDS encoding SPOR domain-containing protein, with product MAEDVEHMFWYNLHTGEVEQGFESPSVDRVGPFETRAEAERALEILRANSAKWAEEEAAEE from the coding sequence ATGGCCGAGGACGTCGAGCACATGTTCTGGTACAACCTGCACACCGGCGAGGTGGAGCAGGGATTCGAGTCGCCCTCAGTCGATCGGGTCGGTCCGTTCGAGACACGGGCGGAGGCCGAGCGGGCCCTCGAGATCCTGCGCGCGAACAGCGCGAAGTGGGCTGAAGAGGAAGCCGCCGAGGAGTAG
- a CDS encoding glutamine synthetase family protein, protein MDKQRDFVLRTIEERGVKFVRLWFTDVVGTLKSVAIAPAEVEGAFTEGIGFDGSAIEGLSRTFESDLLAFPDPTTFQTLPWRGDVDPTGRMFCDITTPDGEPAVADPRNVLKRTLERAADRGFTFYTHPEIEFYLLRSSKYGEEGPVPVDSAGYFDNVPGGTAHDFRRRSVRMLEDLGISVEFSHHEAGPGQNEIDLRYADALTTADNIMTFRTVVKEVAIEQGVYATFMPKPFSDYPGSGMHTHLSLFEGDANAFYEPGAQYQLSKIGRQFIAGLLRHSAEISAVTNQFVNSYKRLWGGGEAPSFVCWGHNNRSALVRVPLYKPNKGQSARVEYRAIDSAANPYLAFSLLLAAGLKGIEEGYELPPEAEDNVWTLSDSERRALGYNPLPASLDHAIEFMEESELVAETLGEQVFNYVLANKRAEWRDYRSQVTPFELQRNLEIL, encoded by the coding sequence ATGGATAAGCAGCGCGACTTCGTTCTTCGCACGATCGAGGAACGGGGGGTCAAGTTCGTCAGGCTCTGGTTCACCGATGTCGTGGGCACGCTGAAGTCGGTGGCCATCGCGCCGGCCGAGGTCGAGGGGGCGTTCACCGAGGGCATCGGGTTCGACGGCTCGGCCATCGAGGGACTCAGTCGCACGTTCGAGTCCGACCTGCTCGCCTTCCCCGATCCGACGACGTTCCAGACGCTCCCGTGGCGTGGCGATGTCGATCCGACCGGCCGAATGTTCTGCGACATCACGACGCCCGACGGCGAGCCGGCGGTGGCCGATCCCCGCAACGTGCTCAAGCGCACGCTCGAGCGTGCAGCCGACCGCGGGTTCACGTTCTACACGCACCCCGAGATCGAGTTCTACCTGCTGCGCTCGTCGAAGTACGGCGAAGAGGGCCCCGTGCCCGTCGACTCGGCCGGCTACTTCGACAACGTGCCGGGCGGCACGGCCCACGACTTCCGGCGGCGTTCGGTGCGCATGCTCGAAGACCTCGGCATCTCGGTGGAGTTCAGCCACCACGAGGCCGGTCCTGGTCAGAACGAGATCGACCTGCGCTACGCCGACGCGCTGACGACCGCCGACAACATCATGACGTTCCGCACCGTCGTGAAGGAGGTCGCGATCGAGCAGGGTGTGTATGCCACGTTCATGCCCAAGCCGTTCTCCGACTATCCCGGCTCCGGCATGCACACCCACCTCTCACTCTTCGAGGGTGACGCCAACGCGTTCTACGAGCCGGGGGCGCAGTACCAGCTCTCGAAGATCGGGCGCCAGTTCATCGCCGGGCTCCTCCGCCATTCGGCTGAGATCTCGGCAGTCACGAACCAGTTCGTGAACTCCTACAAGCGCCTGTGGGGCGGCGGTGAGGCGCCGAGCTTCGTCTGCTGGGGCCACAACAACCGCTCCGCCCTCGTGCGGGTGCCGCTCTACAAGCCGAACAAGGGCCAGAGTGCACGTGTCGAGTACCGCGCGATCGACTCAGCGGCGAACCCCTACCTCGCGTTCTCGCTGCTGCTCGCAGCCGGCCTCAAGGGCATCGAAGAGGGGTACGAGCTGCCTCCCGAGGCAGAAGACAACGTCTGGACCCTGAGCGACAGCGAGCGCCGCGCCCTCGGGTACAACCCGCTGCCTGCGAGCCTCGACCATGCGATCGAGTTCATGGAGGAGTCGGAGCTCGTCGCCGAGACGCTCGGCGAGCAGGTCTTCAACTACGTGCTCGCGAACAAGCGGGCCGAATGGCGCGACTACCGCTCGCAGGTCACGCCCTTCGAGCTGCAGCGCAACCTCGAGATCCTCTGA
- a CDS encoding zinc ribbon domain-containing protein — translation MKASPAEQQQLLRLQSLDTRLQQIAHRLGSLPQAAPLAELAQRDTAVRGSRAEAFGALEDARAELKRLESDVAVVEARIARDGDRLQHTSSVKDVAGLESELASLAKRLSDLEDQELVVMERVEEAEVAVSSIDMQRAAIASEAASLEAARDEAAGGLAVEREQTERDRGVVAGGIPEALLAFYEQRRVRGGGVGAALLQARTCGGCGMTLTGSDLDVVRRSAPDEVVACPECDRILVRTDESGL, via the coding sequence GTGAAGGCCAGCCCAGCCGAACAGCAGCAGCTACTGCGACTCCAATCGCTCGACACGAGGCTGCAGCAGATCGCGCACCGGCTCGGCAGCCTGCCGCAGGCGGCGCCGCTCGCGGAGCTCGCGCAGCGCGACACCGCGGTGCGCGGCAGCCGCGCTGAGGCCTTCGGCGCACTCGAAGACGCGCGAGCAGAGCTCAAGCGGCTCGAATCCGACGTCGCGGTGGTCGAAGCGCGCATCGCACGCGACGGCGATCGCCTGCAGCACACCTCGTCCGTGAAGGACGTCGCGGGGCTCGAGTCGGAGCTCGCCTCGCTCGCCAAGCGGCTCTCCGACCTCGAAGACCAGGAGCTCGTCGTCATGGAGCGGGTCGAGGAGGCCGAGGTGGCCGTGTCGAGCATCGACATGCAGCGCGCGGCCATCGCTTCCGAGGCCGCGAGCCTCGAGGCGGCACGCGACGAAGCGGCGGGCGGGCTCGCCGTCGAGCGCGAGCAGACCGAACGCGATCGCGGCGTCGTCGCCGGCGGCATCCCCGAGGCACTGCTCGCGTTCTACGAGCAGCGTCGAGTGCGCGGCGGGGGAGTGGGGGCGGCATTGCTCCAGGCGCGCACCTGTGGCGGCTGCGGAATGACGCTCACCGGCTCCGACCTCGACGTCGTGCGTCGCTCGGCGCCCGATGAGGTCGTGGCCTGTCCCGAGTGCGACCGCATCCTCGTGCGCACCGATGAGTCGGGCCTCTGA